In Rutidosis leptorrhynchoides isolate AG116_Rl617_1_P2 chromosome 2, CSIRO_AGI_Rlap_v1, whole genome shotgun sequence, one genomic interval encodes:
- the LOC139894499 gene encoding protein MICRORCHIDIA 6-like, producing the protein MHWMLNMSGLTRCLATQKVNEIISMDIAEFLNDIGHVEGDVKLETNLGGYNYKRVKNNGMRPEAEENRSCSGTSVVDQEQSLVDDANICSTSPISSAPICRQFWKAGAYNDDLTPKSTTKLGSSYLHIHPKFLHSNATSHKWAFGAIAELIDNAVDEIQNAATFVIIDKTINPRNGATALLIQDDGGGMDPEAMRHCLSFGFSDKKSKFAIGKYGNGFKTSTMRLGADVIVFSRHLTGSTFTQSIGLLSYTFLTQSGYDRIVVPMVHYQYNFMTNSFDPLHSVNNDNPNSNLSVILKWSPYSTEEELLRQFENVGAHGTKVIIYNLWLDDDGNMELDFDSDREDICITWDGKSKAKETSRLAVTEQHISNRIRCSLRAYLSVLYLKLPESFAMLLRGKTVIYHNIATDLIHTEYILYKPHSDGRSEGMVITTIGFDKDSPNVSVHGFNIYHKNRLILPFHPVVLFSNSRGRGVVGVLETNFIEPTHNKQDVEKTSVYQKLMNRLKEMTWEYWDYHSGLIGYKSQKRALPASDTTPGSANFFHQHVVDRSIQRKPISNTGANKKQPPFIATVNSKAALFSNSPFFKPVELIPNCPPGFKEGSNLKPKMRTEPQNFQLGSQMGSRVVNVRTSMTDINNNRGALSVIDENKKLKAECLELEKAEEELKHKVVLLKTELEDAQVEYARLLAEMHNLEIVKGETNQFVA; encoded by the exons ATGCATTGGATGCTGAATATGTCTGGGCTGACCCGTTGCCTTGCGACCCAAAAAG TGAATGAAATAATCTCGATGGACATTGCTGAGTTTTTGAATGATATTGGTCACGTAGAAGGGGATGTTAAATTGGAGACAAATTTAGGTGGCTATAATTATAAAAGGGTTAAAAATAATGGTATGCGACCAGAGGCTGAAGAAAACAGAAGCTGTAGTGGCACAAGTGTGGTGGATCAAGAACAATCACTCGTAGACGATGCGAACATTTGTTCGACATCGCCAATATCTTCTGCACCAATTTGTAGACAATTTTGGAAAGCTGGAGCCTACAATGATGATCTTACTCCCAAGTCCACTACTAAAT TGGGTTCTAGTTATCTGCACATACATCCTAAGTTTCTACACTCAAATGCTACTTCTCACAAATGGGCATTTGGTG CCATAGCAGAGCTTATTGATAACGCTGTCGATGAG ATACAAAATGCAGCCACTTTTGTGATTATTGACAAAACAATTAACCCAAGAAATGGAGCTACAGCATTGCTTATTCAAG ACGATGGTGGTGGGATGGATCCAGAAGCAATGCGGCATTGTTTGAGTTTTGGGTTTTCAGATAAGAAGTCCAAGTTTGCGATTGGGAAGT ATGGAAATGGTTTTAAGACCAGTACTATGAGGCTAGGAGCAGATGTGATTGTTTTCAGCCGCCACTTAACTGGAAG CACATTTACCCAAAGTATCGGTCTTCTTTCATATACATTTTTAACTCAATCAGGCTATGACAGGATAGTAGTACCAATG GTTCATTACCAGTACAACTTTATGACAAACTCTTTTGATCCCTTGCATTCAGTAAATAATGACAACCCAAATTCAAACCTATCTGTCATTTTGAAATGGTCTCCGTATTCAACTGAGGAGGAACTATTGAGACAA TTTGAAAACGTTGGTGCTCATGGCACAAAAGTCATCATATACAATTTATGGCTTGATGATGACGGTAATATGGAGCTTGATTTTGACTCGGATCGTGAG GATATATGCATTACATGGGATGGAAAAAGTAAAGCGAAAGAAACTTCTCGTTTAGCTGTAACTGAACAGCACATTTCTAACCGCATCCGTTGTTCTCTCCGC GCCTACTTATCCGTCTTGTATTTAAAGTTACCTGAAAGTTTTGCAATGTTATTGCGAGGGAAAACGGTTATTTATCATAATATTGCAACCGATCTGATACATACGGAGTATATCCTGTATAAACCTCATAGTGACGGACGTAGTGAG GGCATGGTAATTACGACGATAGGGTTCGATAAGGATTCTCCAAATGTGAGTGTTCATGGCTTTAACATCTACCACAAGAATCGTTTGATACTG CCGTTTCATCCCGTGGTCTTATTTTCTAACAGCCGAGGCAGAGGTGTTGTTG GTGTTCTCGAAACAAATTTTATTGAACCTACTCACAATAAACAAGATGTTGAGAAAACATCAGTTTATCAAAAACTTATGAATCGTTTGAAAGAAATGACCTGGGAATACTG GGATTATCATTCTGGACTTATTGGGTATAAAAGTCAGAAAAGAGCGCTGCCGGCATCAGATACCACCCCTGGTTCAGCTAATTTTTTTCATCAGCATGTTGTTGATAGATCTATTCAAAGGAAACCCATTTCGAATACTGGAGCCAATAAAAAACAGCCACCTTTCATAGCTACTGTGAACAGCAAGGCTGCCCTTTTTTCTAATTCCCCGTTTTTTAAACCAGTAGAATTAATACCAAACTGCCCTCCCGGTTTCAAAGAAG GGTCGAATTTGAAACCAAAGATGAGAACTGAGCCTCAAAATTTTCAATTGGGCTCCCAGATGGGTAGCAGAGTGGTTAATGTCCGCACTAGCATG ACTGATATTAATAACAATCGAGGGGCATTAAGCGTTATAGATGAAAACAAAAAGCTTAAAGCCGA ATGCTTGGAGCTTGAGAAGGCAGAAGAAGAACTTAAGCATAAG GTTGTGCTGCTTAAAACGGAATTGGAAGATGCACAAGTGGAGTATGCTCGTTTGTTGGCTGAAATGCATAACCTGGAGATTGTAAAGGGGGAAACTAATCAGTTTGTTGCCTAA